The Kwoniella newhampshirensis strain CBS 13917 chromosome 11, whole genome shotgun sequence DNA segment AGCAATACGTCGCCATGTTCGCTCATGGGAGCTGATCGCCTTGCGTAGCTACTCGATCCCCTGTCCTCCTTGAGGGTCCCAAGACCATCGCCGGTGAGAAGGGTACTGTCTCCGAGCGATCTTTCGTGATGGTGCGTCTAATTGAGAATGACAGCTACAGAGACATGAATGTCGGAGCGCTCATAGCTGACATTGCTGCAATTCGCCGATAGATCAAGCCCGACGGTGTCTCCAGGCAGCTTGTTGGCAAGGTAAGCGAGTCGTTCTTCGTATACATTTCTCTGGCAGCTGACCACTCATAGATTGTCTCCCGATTCGAGGGTATGTGTCCGATGTATTTGCTaagcgatgaagatggcAGAAGGACTGATTCTTTCTGATGGTCAGAGCGAGGTTACAAGCTTGTTGCGTGAGTCTTGCCGGCGCCCACTCTGACCGTCAACCATCACTATGGTCCACCTGCTCTGCATCCGATACGAAAGCTGACAAACATCTCACGCAGTATCAAGTCCCTCACCCCTTCGCCTGCCCTGGCCAAGGAGCACTATTCTGACCTCTCGGCTCGACCCTTCTACGGCTCTTTAGTCAAATACATCACCTCTGGGACTCCCGTCGTTGCCATGTGAGTGCAATTATGACGGACTGCTTTGCGGCtgagaagggggagaacGTATAAGTGGCTGACATATCGTCCTACCGAAGGGTTTGGGAGGGCAAGGATGTCATTCGTCAAGGTGTAAGTCTCGCAGTTCTAACAGAGGCGGTGATCTGGTGCTGATGCTATTATTACAGCGAAGAATCGTAGGCGCCACCAACCCGCAGGACGCTGATCCCGGGAGTGTCCGAGGCCAATACGCTGTCTCCGTCGGTCGAAACCTCATCCACGCTTCGGTCAGTTCAGTATTTCCCTTTGCTCCATCAAACAGGTACAGTTTGGATTGATACAAGCTGTGTAGGATGCCTTCGACTCTGCTACCAAGGAGATTGGTCTTTGGTTCGCCGAAGAGGAGCTCAGTGACTACGAGGTATGTTTGGCTGTTGATCAGTCTGATGCGGAATTGTTAGCTTATCTACGTACCTCCTTCTGTTCTCTACCTGTAGCCCATTGCCTGGGTAAGTCGATCACTGGGACGTCTCGTGGAAATGGAAGCTGACAATCCTCAAAGCCTTGGGTCATGGCTGACAACTAGAGTTGTACATTCATGGGGCAACAACGTATGCATGGCAATCAGAAGGGTGCGAATCTTGAACGAGAACCTGAAGCCGAATCGTGTCTCTACGTGTGGCTTGTAAGAGTTAAGTGAACATAAGTCCGACTTGCGACCAATGTCGTGGTGCTATAGATCCGACCCCGCTCGACGACAGACTTAGCGAGCCGACGACAGCTGCGCTTATATGGGCGATAAGAGCACCAGACGACAAGGCCCGGCAGAACAGTGCAGGGCCTACATGGGCACATAAGTTAAGCAATCGCCCGAATACTGTTGAGCCTCAACTAAAAATATGATAACACGGATCGACGTGAGGGAGAGCCCGTCTCTTCatttcctcgtcatccatggtgatgatgatgatgatgacagaCCTGAGGTGCTGTAACACTAACGGGATGAAAAACATGTTCAAACCTTCCTGGTCATATAGATGACCGTAAAGTTATGATTTCCGGAATCAGGTATGCAAGTGGTAAGAGATTAGAAGGAGTGGTAGTCAACGGTAGCTTTCTCCTCGATGCTTAGTCGCCATTCTATTCACTTCTTTCCTGGGATGGCAGtcaatccttcctcccAACTCGACGATGACAAAGTGCCTCGATGAAGGACTTGGATACTGATCAAGACCAATCCTACGGctcacttcttcgccaTTGATGATCTTATCTGGACCGTTCCCAGCTTTCTCGGTCAGCCAGCGAAGATGAGTTGATATCTGCCAGACACAGAAGAAAGACGAGAGTGGGAAGTTTCACCTGCGTTTTTCAGATTGGATAGCCATTCTGCCAGAGGATCAACCGATCATGTTAGGCTGTCGATCAGTCCGAGAGTCCATGGGTGGTGGTTCTGATGCTGCTACCacactgctgctgctgctgctgctgctgctgcgaTACACCCGTGCAGTGACTGCGGAGACTACAGATGGTCTCTCATCTGCAACATCAGACCGATCGATCAAACAATCAATCAGTCAATCACTTGATTCGGCCGATTATGGAAATCTCCTTTGTTCTTTCGCCAAGATACCAGCCCTTTCGTGGTTGCTTATCTGTCGGAACTCTCTCCCACTTTGCGCTACGGCATCGGCAAActatatatatacatgtTGTCCTGGAAGGGGATTTTGGGATCAACTAAGACGAATAAGGTTTCGGTACATTGGACAGGGTCAAACGGGTCAAGTCAAACTTGTCGCCATCGTCTCACTTTCCTCGCTTGCTCCTTCGCTCGTCGTCTTGCCCAATGCCCGGCTCAGCCACTCTTTTAAGATTACAGTGTGGtagtgagtgagtgacttTGCCAGATTCTCATACCGTAGCGCAGGGCAGCTTAGCTGGAGGacctttttcttctcgttTTCCGTTTTCCGTTTTCCGTTCCGACCGAGAAGTTGGGGACCTGGACTCTCTAGACTTGACTGGGAATCCGATCCGGTAAAattccccttctctcatAATGAAAAGATcgcccatcatcatcatcggcatcatcatcgtcaaatACGATATGATCATTTGTCTCAATGGATGATTGAGATGAACGATTTTAGTCGTTCCTGTTCGGAATCCTCTCAAAGGGTTAGCGTCATATGTCTCTAACGGTGGTAGGATAGGGGGGAGTAACGCCcgacgagacgatgatctACAATAAGAGTccagtagtagtagtagtagcGTAGTAGTGGTGGTAGAAGTAGTAGCAGCACTTGCTCACCCTTATCTTCCCAACGATGAGGCTGGAATAAATACATCATTTGTCTCGTCTCGGTGTCCAGGTCTCTCGGATCCCCATCATTGCTCCAATCCCTCTTTCCACTTTTGAATTCACTTTGTTTCCTATACCATATCAAGCATCACTCAATAAACCCATTCACTTactcgatcgatcgaccAACCCTTTAGACacaacgacgaggacgacagAAATCAGATAGAGGACGCAgacatcctcttcatcggGACCCCTTTCaacatccatccatcctcgaccttcaACACCCACCATCGACCATATAGATATAAATCTCCCTCCCACCAACACTTGACACCACGGTAGACAGTCACATTGCGACACGCGCCATTTCGATTTTCGAACCCCCTTGAAACAGGACGGGATTGCCCTCcgcagagaagagacgacGAACCCCTGGATAAGATCACTCAGGGATAGCAGCAGTGCATCGCTTCAAAAAAGGCCCTCTTTTCTTCCGCAACTCCCAACTCCACAAactccatcatctctgccATCTCCCCTCTGAACAGTCCGATTTTGTGAATCGTATCCCGGTACGACATGGATAAGAATCTCGTGGGCACAAGTAGTGGTCCGGGAATGGAGATGATCCCTGgggtgaggatggtgggCATGATGACCGTGAGAGCGCTTGAttcggtgagtgtctcgAGAGACAAATCAAGTCGGCCATCCGTCACTGGTGATGCTACTACCTAGAAGAATACCAGTCCTGTctgttgagcttgagcagcGCTGACGAGACTCTGTAGTTGCCATTACCAGTGTTGgcaatcatcttcatcgcctgTCTGGCCCTATTGCAATGGCCGTGAGTCGGTTCATTCACAGGCAATCTTGACCGATTGATTGACCAATCGCCATAGCAGAATGTCACAATCGCCCTCATCGATCTTACCCACCTTCACCCCGCCGACCCTCGAGAAGGATCGACTCTCCCCTAGTCCATTCACCGAGAACCCCGGTTCCAAGCCTCTCTTCGTGTTCACGCCTCTGcctaccaccaccactctcgcgtcatcgacctctctcCTTACGTCCGCGCAGGCGCCCTTGGGGAGCACCCCTCAGACTTACAGTGTGAATGTGTACAACCAACAACCAGGAGCAGCGAacgtgatggtgatgggagGTCAACAGCAACAGTTGCCGTTGCCTTTGGGTAGAAAcacgaggagaggaagcaaACAGTTGAGAGAGTACAGATTGGGGTTGGGCGTTGTTCCTGAAGTGGAAGGCGAATCGTTGGACAGGACAGAAGTCGTCTAAGGACAGGGCAATCATGGACATTCAGATCGTCATCTCGAAGATACTGTAGGGCTTTGCGGCGGACAATTTTAGTATAGAATAGCAGATTACTTGGCGGACACTTTTCTTCACTTTGCCGTTCTTCCCGACAAGAAGTGTGCTACCCCTCGTTCTTGACACTTTACATAGCTTGTAGATTATGTATGTAGCATAAAGCGTTTTCTTGGTTGCTCTAATCAGTAGACTTCGTGACGCACCGAGTGCAGCGCGTCTGCGAGCTGCGATGCACCAACCCAAATTCGGGGCAGGATACACGTAGAAATACAACACGGACCAATGACAAGATCAGGCAAAGTGACTatgacatcgacatccGAAGCGAGTCAGCCTCGCACTTGATTCCATGAGCACGAAGAATATGCGAGAAAGAGTTACTCACATTCCTGCGACATTGAAAGCGGCTAGCAACCTGAGTAGAGAGGGTGAAATCAGCTGTCGTCATTGCGCGCCTGTTCGACATTTCACGCGAAACCCActtgagaagatcgtcaacGTCCATCTTGGCCGCTCTGTTATCGGAATAGCCAGATTCTTCGAGGATCTCGtcaatcttcttccgaATGTCAAAGCCGTCCTCGATGATCTGCAGAAGTATGTCAGCGCTGACCATGGCGATATAATCAAGCTTATCTATCTGGGAGTTGAATCGAGGGTTTCTTATATATACGACCggaccactcaccacgCCTTGTTCCGCACACCAAGTCCTGTAATTCTTCTCCAGCATCTCTCCTACTCCCCTCGCCTTGAACCCTGCTCTCAGCGTCTTATTCGTCcttgagaagatgaccCGATTCAACCCATCGAATTCTTCGAACTTGATCGGAGGTGGGGGATCCCTCGGCATGATCCTCACGACGGAAGATTCGACCTGTGGAGGGGGTCGGAAGTTGCCCTTGCCGACTTTCATGATATGTTCGACGCGGGCGTAGAGCTGGACGTTGGCCGAGAGTCGACACCATAATTTCGTGTTGGGCGTAGCGACGAGTCGAAGTGCGAATTCACGCTGGAACATGAGGACGGCACAGCGGGGTATGGGTCTTTGGGATAGGAGCTTGAACACGAGAGGGGATGAGATCTGTGAGGGTAGGTGGACAGGTGGGTCGTAACGATAATGGGGGACAAGAGGGAAGTGTATACGATCAGTCAAAAATCAAGCACATGCAATCGAACCAGTCTGATGCAGAGAGCTGCAACGCACCTGATACGGCGTGTTCGAAATACAGACATCGAAATAAGGCAGGTCGATCTTTATGAAATCGCCCACTATCAATTCGAGTTTTTTCTGTTCAGGTCTATCGTCAGGGAAGTAGGCGTGTCAGCAAGTCGAACCAAAGAGCTGACAGCGCTGGAAACAAGACTGTTCtactctcctctcttcatcgtgGCCGTGCGTTGGATGGAACAGTTGAACTCACTTTCCCAACACTCTCTTCTGCACTTCAGCAGCCATTCGAGGATCCATTTCTGACGCGATGACCTTCCTACAGGCTGGCAAGATCCTGACCGTCAGATTACCCGTACCAGGACCGACTTCGAGTACCACATCTGTCGGTTTCAGATTCGCCTTATCCACAATCCTACGACGGACAACACAGACTCGGTCAGCCAACATACAAATGAGAGCCGGATTCACACTCATGTATGGAGAttccgactcacccttgtGCGACGAGAGGATTGGTCAAGATATGTTGACCGAATTTCGCCGTGTCGAACAGATGATTTCTCGCACCTGATCCTCCAGCAACGGCTGAGgcggatgacgaggacCCTGATGATTCGCCATTCTTCTTGGGTCGAGAAGCGGCGGATGTCGGTTGGACTCTGAACGTTGATGTAGTCGCTTTTGGCATTTCCGTAGAGGTCCTTcaagggggggggggaagTGCAGAAGATTGATGAGGATTGATGATAGTTTGTTCAAGGCGAGTAAAATGTTATTGACGAGCATTCCAATTAGCGACCGGAGCAACTTTTGTCGAAAGGTCACGTGCAGCAAAAGAAAAAGTTACAATCTACACAGCGCAAAAAAGGTAAAGGCCGGACGGGATTTGAACCCGCGACCGCTAGATGAAACTCCAGTTCACGACCTCGAAGTCTAGAATGCTACCACTGCAACACCGGCCCGTTATTTGATATTTGCGGGAATTATAACTCTAATATCAACAATACGTCCTTGAGGGTGACATACCGAGAAAATGTTTGTGACGAACTCGTCTACTTTATAATCGAACCAGGCACTCACGATTCTGTGCTCTCCTGACAATGGCCCAGGGGTGGATATATATCGTGCAGTGCGTCACAGATGTGGAAGACGTGAATCAGTACGATTACTAGGACTGACAGCAGTGAAGGGTGTGAGCTCCTTCCTTCGGTAAGTTACGGCAGAAAATTCTGATAAACAACTAACTTACTCTGGTTCTAGACGtcattcttctctcttgAAATTTCCTGTCCAGCTCTTTCTCCGACGACATtgatgatcttccttcAAGAGAGTGGACTAACCCCCAAACTTGTACTTGCAAGTTTAGTCAATGACACTGCATTCCGGGCGAGGTGAATGGCTTCTGCAAAATGAACGTATGACGTTGCGTTGTGAAGAAAATAAACTCATGCTGTTACTTCTTCAAACAGGATGCTAGCATCCTTTCATGAACGATCTGGTCCAGAGCCGTGCTCCGTGTGTTTTCGCTGTCTATAAAATCGTACTGCACAACAAGCTACTAGGAGAAATGTTGTCACAACGATAGAGACTCGACAAGACGAGGGGTTTTGAAGTTATGGAATTATGGACACTGCCCAAGGACAGTATTGTTGAATTGACGAGACCGACGTATTTTTCAAGTGCGAGATTGTGGGAGAAATGCAGTCCAGACGATCTCATCGAGTCGATGATCTAGATGACTGGAACCTGGTCCTTTCTTgggggagggggaaagGTCTGACTTTGTGACAAGTGTCTCACTCGAACGGACTCGAGTCGTTTTGAGCCGAATCGAGTCTCGATGAACATCCCCAGGATCTTCTGCGACTTGTCAGATTGTACTCTTGACTGTGATCAATGTATCGTAATGCATTTTTCGTGCCTACAGCGATCTTCATGCAACTGTTCATACTGtgttcgtcttctccttcaatATGTTCACTCATACCACCACTAATGATTGTGAAGGTTTCTAAGTCTGCATATCCTCTGCGTCGTATTGCTCGTTCCTAGACAGATCAAGGACAGATCACAATCAGCACTCGATGTACTGCCGATGACCACATGTCGCGCTCACTTTTTTAGGATGACAAGACCCTCCAACACGCTTTGATACGGGAAATATTCGTTCGTTCCCAGCTCTGCTCTTTCGCCAGTCGCGATTCGAACAGGGGCTTGATGTGTTTGGAACTGAAATGCAAGAAACGTTAGCGATTTGCCGCACAAAGGTATTCGAAAGCAGCTAGTGAATACTCACTCCACTGATACCATGTCTTGTTCCCGCCAAACCAATCGTGTTGACTGCTTGTCCGACTCGCACCGTCACTGGCTTCTCCTCAAGCTGTTCGTCTAGTGTTATGAGGAACTGAGGGAACATAGCCGTGACGAGCCAGTACAACATCCAGTGGTGTTTGCCAAGAACAACTATATGAGATACACTTGTCAGTGGTACATTCGTAGACGATAATAGCGTAAAGGTGCGAGACTTACACTTCCGGGCATCGGTGAAAGAGACGATCACCGACAACAAACCTGCCACAGCCGTTCTGCTCATCACTTGGCCATCATTGAAGTACGGGTTGATACCGATTGTTCCCTTGCCCATGTGGACGAGTCCCTGCAAATATGACGATCAGCATCCGTTGCCACGTCGACCATTAATGCTGTTTCACCGCCATTATTGACGGCTACTACGACACCGGTCTTGTGATTCCATCGTTCGATCCTCATCCGTAATCGTATTGATACCATCATAACTCACCTGAGCAATTCTGACCATGAAGAAACAGTCCGCCTCCTTCGCATAATACACCGCCAGGCCTCTCAACATCTGAGCCAATCTCGCGTTATTCGTACCAGCTCCGACGAGACCCATCGCGAGAATTGCATTGATTGCCACGTCGAGATCTGAGTCATGAGAGTATTTCGAAAGAGTGTCGAGAATGGAAAGTTGAGGATTTGAAGCTGAAATTAGACCGAGTGCTAAGGGAACTGATTTGCGGATTTCGGGGTCGCCATATGTCATCTGTGTTACAACAGTAGTCACATTAGCTCTGTCCATGTCCTTGTCCCCGACCTCCGTCTTCTGTGCTTTTCATGGCTGTGCTTTTCATGGCTGTGCTTTTCATGATAAACCGAAAGAAAACTTACCAAATGCTGGAACTGCCGCAGCGCCATTTCAGCGCCAACATCTTCACCCATCGCGATGAGTGCGATACCAATTGTTGCGAATGCCTGGTGTTTGAGACTTTCCGGCTTGGTCTCCtttgcttcctcctccgcgGCTGGCG contains these protein-coding regions:
- a CDS encoding dimethyladenosine transferase; protein product: MPKATTSTFRVQPTSAASRPKKNGESSGSSSSASAVAGGSGARNHLFDTAKFGQHILTNPLVAQGIVDKANLKPTDVVLEVGPGTGNLTVRILPACRKVIASEMDPRMAAEVQKRVLGKPEQKKLELIVGDFIKIDLPYFDVCISNTPYQISSPLVFKLLSQRPIPRCAVLMFQREFALRLVATPNTKLWCRLSANVQLYARVEHIMKVGKGNFRPPPQVESSVVRIMPRDPPPPIKFEEFDGLNRVIFSRTNKTLRAGFKARGVGEMLEKNYRTWCAEQGVIIEDGFDIRKKIDEILEESGYSDNRAAKMDVDDLLKLLAAFNVAGM